The following proteins come from a genomic window of bacterium:
- a CDS encoding sodium/solute symporter (Members of the Solute:Sodium Symporter (SSS), TC 2.A.21 as described in tcdb.org, catalyze solute:Na+ symport. Known solutes for members of the family include sugars, amino acids, nucleosides, inositols, vitamins, urea or anions, depending on the system.), which produces MLSLVDQVLLIIYLFGVTLFGAWLGKKQKNATDYFLGGRNLPWLAVCFSVIATETSTLTFISIPGLAYLTNLNFMQMTFGYLIGRIVISFLLLPGYYRGEIKTAYELIGNRFGPTLRSFTAVIFQVTRLLADGVRLFATAIPLAMITGWDYSWSIIVMAVLTILYTLIGGLRAVVWMDVIQLFVYLGGAGLVMAVALQQLPDGWSTVWQICQAEGKLSMITHGLSMTAREFFSSNYTLFSGLIGGAFLSMASHGTDHLMVQRLLSCRDLRSSQKALIGSGLFVIVQFLLFLVLGLVLYAFYNGAVMRSDEVLPKFLSTELPAGAAGLIIAGIFAAAMSTLSGSLNSLASSTLFDLYKPRWGKNLKEKKELYLSKLFTLVWGMVFIGGAMLFKDQNNPVVELGLAIASFTYGGMLGVFFLGTFDKRVRESDALVALWSAVLFMTWIIGVHGVQAVIMVSLNLLAAWWAWSRVKWTSHRAFVILFAVSMTILIFFQPVITFGWPWYTLIGMLVCMTVGIALSRTQKSR; this is translated from the coding sequence ATCCTCTCACTGGTTGACCAGGTTCTTCTCATAATTTATCTATTCGGGGTGACCCTTTTCGGCGCCTGGCTGGGAAAAAAACAAAAGAACGCCACAGACTATTTTTTGGGCGGCCGCAACCTACCCTGGTTGGCGGTCTGTTTCTCCGTCATTGCCACGGAAACGAGCACCCTGACCTTTATCAGCATCCCTGGCTTGGCTTACCTGACCAATCTCAATTTTATGCAGATGACCTTCGGCTATCTTATCGGCCGTATCGTGATCAGTTTCCTGCTGCTGCCGGGCTATTATCGCGGTGAAATCAAGACCGCCTATGAGCTGATCGGCAACCGGTTCGGGCCGACTTTGCGCAGCTTTACTGCGGTGATTTTCCAGGTCACCCGGCTGCTGGCCGACGGCGTTCGCCTGTTCGCCACCGCCATCCCTCTGGCCATGATCACTGGATGGGATTACAGCTGGAGCATCATCGTGATGGCGGTGTTGACCATCCTCTATACTTTAATCGGAGGCTTGCGGGCAGTGGTCTGGATGGATGTCATCCAACTGTTCGTCTATTTAGGGGGAGCGGGTTTGGTGATGGCGGTGGCGCTGCAACAACTGCCTGACGGCTGGTCCACAGTATGGCAGATCTGCCAGGCGGAGGGCAAACTGAGCATGATCACCCATGGCCTCTCCATGACCGCCAGAGAATTTTTCAGCAGCAATTATACGCTTTTCTCCGGTCTCATCGGCGGCGCTTTTTTATCCATGGCTTCGCATGGTACGGATCATCTGATGGTGCAGCGGCTGTTGAGCTGCCGCGACCTGCGCAGCAGTCAAAAAGCGTTGATCGGCAGCGGTCTTTTTGTGATCGTTCAATTCCTGCTCTTTCTGGTTCTGGGTCTTGTGCTCTATGCTTTTTACAACGGCGCGGTCATGCGCTCCGACGAAGTGCTGCCGAAATTTCTCTCAACTGAATTGCCCGCCGGCGCCGCCGGGCTCATCATTGCCGGCATCTTTGCCGCGGCCATGTCCACCTTGAGCGGATCACTCAATTCCCTCGCCTCCTCGACGCTTTTTGATCTCTACAAACCGCGCTGGGGAAAAAATTTAAAAGAAAAAAAGGAGCTCTATCTTTCCAAGCTCTTCACCCTGGTCTGGGGCATGGTGTTTATCGGCGGCGCCATGCTGTTCAAAGACCAAAACAATCCAGTGGTCGAGCTGGGGCTGGCCATCGCCTCCTTCACCTATGGCGGCATGCTGGGCGTATTCTTTCTCGGAACCTTTGATAAAAGAGTGCGGGAATCGGATGCATTGGTGGCACTGTGGAGCGCGGTCCTGTTCATGACCTGGATCATCGGTGTGCACGGCGTACAGGCTGTCATCATGGTGTCATTAAACCTGCTGGCTGCATGGTGGGCTTGGAGCCGGGTCAAGTGGACCTCTCACCGGGCGTTTGTGATCCTCTTTGCCGTGTCGATGACCATACTGATATTCTTCCAGCCGGTTATCACGTTCGGTTGGCCTTGGTATACGCTGATCGGAATGTTAGTGTGTATGACGGTGGGCATCGCTCTTTCGCGGACACAAAAAAGCCGTTGA